The genomic segment CTCCATTATGCAGGTCTATACAACCAATAAACTtcgtcatttttttctagtaTATACCCCCAGCCTTCTTATGCGCAGTTTCGAAGATATTGTGAATTTGCAGGCGAGGATTCTCAAATTATTCCGTATGACTCTGCACACTAGACATGGCTCAATCTTGGCAATGGACCCTGTGCTGAATTTTCGTCATTCGTCTCATGCGACCGTTCCGTTcctagaaaaattttgagcGATGAGATGAGTATACATTAACGATGGCAGGAACAGTTATAACAATATTGAGAGTACAAATGACCCAAAAGCCATAAAAAGATGACCcttgatgatgacgactatataaaacaaatggagcttcaaagaaaagcttttgaaagtcAGTTCGGATCTTTAGAGTCCATGGGGTTCGaagataaaacaaaaaatatacgAACTGAAGTAGATACCAGAGACAGTTCAGGTGATGAAATTGACAATTCCGATCATGGTAGTGATTTCAAGGATGGTACTATAGAAAGTTCTAATTCTTCTGATGAAGATAGCGGTAACGAAACCGcggaagaaaataatcaaGATTCCAAACCGAAAACTCAACCAAAGGTCATTAGATTCAACGGGCCTAGTGACGTTTATGTTCCTCCAAGTAAGAAGACACAGAAACTTTTGAGAAGCGGCAAAACTTTAACtcaaataaacaaaaaattggagAGTACTGAAGccaaggaagaaaaagaagatgagaCTTTGGAGGCGgaaaatttacaaaacGACCTGGAGTTGCAGCAATTTCTGAGAGAGTCTCACTTATTGAGCGCTTTCAATAACGGTGGAAGTGGTTCTACAAACAGTGGTGTATCGTTGACTCTACAGAGTATGGGTGGTGGAAATGATGATGGCATAGTATACCAGGATGATCAAGTTATTGGGAAGGCCAGATCGCGTACACTCGAAATGAGACTGAATAGACTCTCAAGGGTGAATGGTCATCAGgacaaaataaataagcTGGAAAAAGTACCCATGCATATTAGAAGAGGAATGATCGACAAGCACGTCAAGAGAATCAAAAAATACGAACAAGAAGCTGCAGAAGGTGGAATTGTTCTATCCAAAGTGAAAAAGGGACAAttcagaaaaattgaatctACATACAAGAAAGATATCGAGAGGCGTATCGGGGGAAGCATTAAGGCCAgggataaagaaaaagctaCCAAAAGGGAACGTGGTTTGAAGATCAGTAGTGTAGGCAGATCGACGAGGAATGGACTGATTGTATCCAAAAGAGATATTGCTCGTATCAGTGGAGGCGAGAGGAGTGGTAAATTTAATggcaaaaagaaatccCGTCGCTAGATCAATTGTGATTCCATGAACTCACAAACAACTCGCCTAAGAAACTGTCTAAATTTTTATGCACTAAATAGACCACAAATGAGAACGTAAAGAGAAGCTTTTatcattttatttctcTTCTCCTTAGGAGGAAATACAAATATCTTTTCTACATTTAATTCAATCTGACAGTCAAAgttatacatatacattATACCGATTACCAAGTTTTCAGACTAGAACCCATACATTATTTTACAAACCCAGACAGTACACTATACAAAAACCCAAGCAATTgcaatcaatttttttgcacGAAAATTTTATTCGAAATCGCCAACCCGCTAgggagaaaaagaaggaattCTCAAAGGAGAGGCTGGACAGAGAGGTCGTCCCAGTCTACCGCCTACGAGTAATGTTGGATACTAAGCAGTTCCCAGCCTGAACGCTCTGCTGGATGGGTGGAGATTTCCCTCCAGGCGGGAACACTCCTGGTGGATTCTGCTCTGGAAACTATGCTGTGCATGCTACAGGTTTCAATAATCTTTCATACTTGACAAAAGTAGATATacatattttaaaagattgAGTTACTATTGATAAATCTACTATTTGTCATAAACTCACCAAGAAACCACAAAGTTATTGAACAATGGGTatgtttttattatatcGCATAATTATGGCAAATGTTATGAAGGATTCCTCTATGACTTAGATGTTTTGAATCGgtacattttattttcagtaTCCTTCTGCATATTACAAGGCAACATAGCAGCGGACAAGAAAGCTTTTTTGATGTTCGTCTTCGAAACGATTACTATCAGGGTCTTTTAAATGCTATATCGGGACTTATTGAAATTGACATATTACACTTATGAATGACGTTGGCTATCAAAGTATGAGAATAAGCCTTTCCTACTATTTTGTATCATGACAACAGGGTTCTGTCGCTTTGAATGCGGCCTTTTACTTTGCCatattttgataatgaaaaaactttCGAGAAATATTTACTAACAGGATcgagaatttttttcctcatttAAACAGGTAGAGTTATTCGTAACCAAAGAAAGGGTGCTGGTTCTATCTTCACCTCTCACACCAGATTAAGACAAGGTGCTGCCAAGTTGAGAACTTTGGACTATGCTGAACGTCATGGTTACATCCGTGGTATCGTTAAGCAAATTGTCCACGACTCCGGTAGAGGTGCTCCATTGGCCAAGGTTGTTTTCCGTGACCCATACAAGTACAGATTACGTGAAGAAATCTTCATTGCTAACGAAGGTGTTCACACTGGTCAATTCATTTACGCTGGTAAAAAGGCTTCTTTGAACGTCGGTAACGTCTTGCCATTGGGTTCTGTCCCAGAAGGTACCATTGTCTCCAACGTTGAAGAAAAGCCAGGTGACAGAGGTGCCCTAGCCAGAGCTTCTGGTAACTACGTTATCATCATTGGTCACAACCCagatgaaaacaaaaccAGAGTCAGATTACCATCCGGTGCCAAGAAGGTTATCTCTTCTGACGCCAGAGGTGTCATCGGTGTCATTGCCGGTGGTGGTAGAGTTGACAAACCATTGTTGAAGGCTGGTCGTGCTTTCCACAAGTACAGATTGAAGAGAAACTCTTGGCCAAAGACCCGTGGTGTTGCCATGAATCCAGTTGATCACCCTCACGGTGGTGGTAACCATCAACATATTGGTAAGGCTTCTACTATCTCTAGAGGTGCCGTTTCTGGTCAAAAGGCTGGTTTGATTGCTGCCAGAAGAACCGGTTTACTACGTGGTTCTCAAAAGACCCAAGATTAatctttttaattttggtTTCTTCCTTCTGtcatattattttatcaattttcttaaatattatataatttAATCCGAAACGTTCCTTATAAAGTGATATTTCTATgcatacttttttttctttgacaTGAGAATAAATTCAGCCAGCTACTTCCTATCACAGAAATTTTAGTTAAACGTAAGCTTGCAGTTATGGATTCTTCTGCGAAAATACTATTTAAAAAACTATAGCATAAATTAATTGTAGGAAATACTACGAGTTCTGTGCATTCATttaactttcaaaagcagGTCCATGTGATATAGTAACGTTCTGGCCTTTTCCCTGACAGATAATGATTCGTCtgtaatattttttctaacCAGATCGTATAATCCTACCTCCACGAGTTTTCTACATCTTTCCACCGTGGCACGTGTTACTTGTACATTTGATGTACTACCTTTTGCAGCCGGGGTGCGAACGAACTCATCGCCTTCATCATCACCCTCATCATtatcgtcatcttcatcatcattcGCATTGCTACTGCTATCATCGCCATCTGGCTCATCGTAGTATTTCCCCCTAGAATATCCACCAGCCACTGATTCATTATACCCGATTGTCACCGTAGATTGAGGGTTTTCTGAATCACTTGGTGAATGCCCTGGTTCCAGACCATTTTCAATTGCATATTGGGTATAATGTGAAACTGATGAATTCCAAAGTAAGTTATTGAGTACCCAGAGGCATGCCAATTTCAGATTGCTGTCATTACCATTACTTGAACTATCAGTCGTTGTTTCTACCAATATTTCACTCATAATGTTCAATATTTCGTCTTGTTCGATGACTAGCTGCTTTTTATTCTCATTGACTGCCGCTAGATTCACGATAATATATAGGATGCCTTCCattgctttcttttgttgAGTGTCTAATGGATTTAAAAGCCTCATCTTCTTTGCAAGAAATTCGAAAAGATACGTTGAGCCGATGCTAATTTTATTACCTGTTTGAGGATCGATCTTGTATTCTAcatctttaaatttttccaaaagaatatttacAATTTTCCTTGAATTACAAGTCAAATTTCTGAGCAACTGAAAACATTGGGCTTGTACTGCCCAACATGGATCATTAATAAAATCCAAAATTAAATTCATCGGGATTTTGGCCAAAAGCTGAAACTTCTCTTCATTCTGGCAATTGTACATTAGATGCCTTAGTACCCATAAAGAGTTTGCCTTCACTTCATGCACAGGTATGCCTTGCAATGCAATCCttctttcatcttcattatcgTCCCAGGCTTTTTTTGAGTTAAACAATGGATCTGTTAACATCTTTTCAATTATATCGATTATACCGTTTCTCAGCATAAATGACTGTAAATTAGAGAACTCCACCACGAAGTTACAAATACTACCCAGAGTAATGCCCATAATCATAATTTCCGGTTTCATAAAATCTTGTCCAGCAAAATAGCATTCCTTGGTCAACGTATATGTTTTACTTAGTATCTGTAAAAGCAGCTGTGcaattttatttctcttCAACGTCGTCCTAAGCGCTGAAACACTTCTCGAGAATGATTTCAACAATAGTAACCAAGCTGCCACGAAATCGTGATCATATATTGGGGGTAAACACATAGAATGACTTTCCGTAGTTGTTTCCTTTATCTCATCTTTCAAAGATATAAAATCCTGTATCAAAGTAATGTGGGATTCCAACCCGTATTCTAAATGATTCAACAACAATGTGTCATTCAACAGTAAAAGACGGTATTTTTCGTCCGATGCTGCAAATGACGCACAtattttaatgaattttgtagttgttttcaaagtaGCTTCATTGTGTTGTGGTAGAGAAAGACACTGCGCAAAACGGGATAGAATGCAAAATATAACGTTTGTATGAGCTAGCGTGGTGAGCACAGGATTATTCATTGGAGTAATTTCATTATACAACACAATCAATGAATCCAGCATATCGAATGGATCAAACCACCAAGGCAACGGGTCATAATTAAATGACTTAACTAAATAGGGTAGTATTTTCTCGAGTGTACGCGTATCTTCCCATTTCTTATCCTCTGTAAAGTACGGTTGTAACAAAAACTTCAGGGCCACGCACCTAATGTTAACGTCATTACTCTTCAAAAGACCCAGAACGAACATCTTGAACGTCGCATCATTCCGCAGTTTCCTATCACCCGGTATCATATAATGATATCTTAGATATAGAAGGAGTGCCAATGAGAGTAAACTAGAATCATACATGTTTGagatattgatttttttaggTATGGCACGGGTGCAGTCGACCCCTTTATTGTCAAACGGATCGTTCTTGACGCTGGATGGTGACGCTGGCCTGGATACTTTTAGCCTCACTATATACTTGAGGCTTATTTGGTCCAAGTACTTCGATGATATTTTAACTATTATGTGTTCAAGGGATTCTGCCATTTTAAAATCTTGGTAGTGTGAAGTTTCTGTCACTTCTCTCTCTTCCTCCATAAACTTGCTCTTGTTGAAGTCGCTGCAATTTTTCTCGTCCACAAGTAAAAACAACTTCAATAATTCAATAATCGTGACCACCTCATCAATTTTACATTTGCTCCTCAAAAATTTATGGTTGACTAACTGGATGAACCCGTTCTGGAGGTATTGCAAGTCTGGGAATCCGCAATTTGGATAAACTCCTGCACACAAATTTAGAAGCTTTATGTACTTATAGTTTGTCGAAGAATTATTTTTAGTAAAACTGCTTGCCAAACTCATGGACTTATAGATTGCGGACACAATATCAAAGTAATATGTGCCTACTATATCCCTTTGTTGCGGTTCTAGATGTAAAAGGGTATATAGCAGATCTAATTTCGCATTTTTTAACTCTACACCGTCACTTTGCTCAATGGACAAcaaacattgaaaaatctgGCACTTTGGAGCCAAAAAGTAATCTACCTTAGCCAACTGGTCTCCCACCAGGGAATTACTAATCTTTTTGAGATTCTCTAGGGAATAAGCCACCGTCATAGTGTAACTGTAATATATCACCAATCTAACACGAGGGCAATGATACAGGAAAACTGCAAGTTTCCGCCATGAAGATCATCCTCTTAGGCCGCAGTTTGTAGTGATATCCCTATAAAACGTATTATAATCTAATTAGTTTAGTTCGCGCCCCTTCAGTCTAATCACTTATAACGGATGACGAATATAAGGTCAAAAGCTTCATACACAAGCAAAACCATTTATGCTACCTGCAATTCAATCGGCAAGCA from the Saccharomyces cerevisiae S288C chromosome IX, complete sequence genome contains:
- the RPL2B gene encoding 60S ribosomal protein uL2 RPL2B (Ribosomal 60S subunit protein L2B; homologous to mammalian ribosomal protein L2 and bacterial L2; RPL2B has a paralog, RPL2A, that arose from the whole genome duplication; expression is upregulated at low temperatures) — encoded protein: MGRVIRNQRKGAGSIFTSHTRLRQGAAKLRTLDYAERHGYIRGIVKQIVHDSGRGAPLAKVVFRDPYKYRLREEIFIANEGVHTGQFIYAGKKASLNVGNVLPLGSVPEGTIVSNVEEKPGDRGALARASGNYVIIIGHNPDENKTRVRLPSGAKKVISSDARGVIGVIAGGGRVDKPLLKAGRAFHKYRLKRNSWPKTRGVAMNPVDHPHGGGNHQHIGKASTISRGAVSGQKAGLIAARRTGLLRGSQKTQD
- the FAF1 gene encoding Faf1p (Protein required for pre-rRNA processing; also required for 40S ribosomal subunit assembly) yields the protein MTLDDDDYIKQMELQRKAFESQFGSLESMGFEDKTKNIRTEVDTRDSSGDEIDNSDHGSDFKDGTIESSNSSDEDSGNETAEENNQDSKPKTQPKVIRFNGPSDVYVPPSKKTQKLLRSGKTLTQINKKLESTEAKEEKEDETLEAENLQNDLELQQFLRESHLLSAFNNGGSGSTNSGVSLTLQSMGGGNDDGIVYQDDQVIGKARSRTLEMRLNRLSRVNGHQDKINKLEKVPMHIRRGMIDKHVKRIKKYEQEAAEGGIVLSKVKKGQFRKIESTYKKDIERRIGGSIKARDKEKATKRERGLKISSVGRSTRNGLIVSKRDIARISGGERSGKFNGKKKSRR
- the VID28 gene encoding glucose-induced degradation complex subunit VID28 (GID Complex subunit, serves as adaptor for regulatory subunit Vid24p; protein involved in proteasome-dependent catabolite degradation of fructose-1,6-bisphosphatase (FBPase); localized to the nucleus and the cytoplasm), yielding MTVAYSLENLKKISNSLVGDQLAKVDYFLAPKCQIFQCLLSIEQSDGVELKNAKLDLLYTLLHLEPQQRDIVGTYYFDIVSAIYKSMSLASSFTKNNSSTNYKYIKLLNLCAGVYPNCGFPDLQYLQNGFIQLVNHKFLRSKCKIDEVVTIIELLKLFLLVDEKNCSDFNKSKFMEEEREVTETSHYQDFKMAESLEHIIVKISSKYLDQISLKYIVRLKVSRPASPSSVKNDPFDNKGVDCTRAIPKKINISNMYDSSLLSLALLLYLRYHYMIPGDRKLRNDATFKMFVLGLLKSNDVNIRCVALKFLLQPYFTEDKKWEDTRTLEKILPYLVKSFNYDPLPWWFDPFDMLDSLIVLYNEITPMNNPVLTTLAHTNVIFCILSRFAQCLSLPQHNEATLKTTTKFIKICASFAASDEKYRLLLLNDTLLLNHLEYGLESHITLIQDFISLKDEIKETTTESHSMCLPPIYDHDFVAAWLLLLKSFSRSVSALRTTLKRNKIAQLLLQILSKTYTLTKECYFAGQDFMKPEIMIMGITLGSICNFVVEFSNLQSFMLRNGIIDIIEKMLTDPLFNSKKAWDDNEDERRIALQGIPVHEVKANSLWVLRHLMYNCQNEEKFQLLAKIPMNLILDFINDPCWAVQAQCFQLLRNLTCNSRKIVNILLEKFKDVEYKIDPQTGNKISIGSTYLFEFLAKKMRLLNPLDTQQKKAMEGILYIIVNLAAVNENKKQLVIEQDEILNIMSEILVETTTDSSSNGNDSNLKLACLWVLNNLLWNSSVSHYTQYAIENGLEPGHSPSDSENPQSTVTIGYNESVAGGYSRGKYYDEPDGDDSSSNANDDEDDDNDEGDDEGDEFVRTPAAKGSTSNVQVTRATVERCRKLVEVGLYDLVRKNITDESLSVREKARTLLYHMDLLLKVK